The sequence below is a genomic window from Ctenopharyngodon idella isolate HZGC_01 chromosome 11, HZGC01, whole genome shotgun sequence.
TTAGAaagttgtttctctgtgctgtgtttgaaagaaaataaaagttgtcTGAAGGCGCGGGTATAGGCCTTACTTCATTTTCCGCGTCCCGCTCCGTCTCGTGCACAGTTCAGCGCGAGAGCCTTTCAAAGTAGCCTATACTCCTTTGGCCTTTAGCGCAGAAAGAGTTTGTGCGCACTATCAAGTGGACTTCCGTTTTtcaagcatatatatatatatattatatatataaggtTTTTGCTATGTTCACTGAATAGCAGTTTAACTGCAGAGTTTGGGTCTTGTTGTTAgtgttattattaactaaaatgaaagctaacactattaaaaatcatttttgtgaaTTGAAatcttaaataaattataaatattagatttaaaaactaatttgaaatttagaaatttagaaaatgagaaatgtttcttgaagtACTAACAAAAAtgctacataaaaaaaaaagtcagaacatatcaaaattactaaaatcaaaaaagcttaaataaaagcttattcaaaatatgaataaatactataatagtatataactAATACTAAACActgccatttttaaaattaatgtcCCGTAATGTACCAAGCTGCAATGTTAATTGCCCTGTATAATTTGCAGCATCAACTTTGAGAGAATCTCTTTAAAGCGTAagcaaaatacacacaaatgatTCCGAATCAAGTCAAATTCAGAATCAAATGGAGAGCTTGTGAATCAGAATCAAATCAGGAAAAGTGTTCCTGCTCTGTCTGGCCCAAGTCAAGTGATGCCTTGCTCTAATGGTACTAATAATCAAGAGTTTGAGTTCTTCATCACTCACCCAGAGTGGCCTCAGCTGTGATGTCATGCAGTGTGTGACTGCTGGGGACTGATGGGGTGCTGTCGGGCGTCTCCGTttcatcctcctcttcctcctctcctcCATCAGGGCCTTTCTCCAGTCCCTCGATCTCCAGAATCCTCTTCTCCAAGAGTTCAGCCTGACGCTTCTGTTTCTTCTTCATCTTTTTCTTCTTGTTCTTGGACATTTTGGCCATCTGAAGGAAGAATCTTTTGATTTTTCTAATCTTCTGAACAATCCAGTGAGACAAACAATGCAAGAAGGGTTTGAGTGTACAAAAGCAGTTTGTATGAATAAAAGATGTGGCACAGTTAAGTTAAATCTGGCGATTTCACAGCCATTTGTGTGCAAATCTGCTGCTGATAAACAATAGGGGAGACGCTACAAAACTAATCTCAGAGGAACACTTACTTGTTTTGGGGCTGGAGCTGTACTCACTGCAGCGGAGGAAGAAGATGAAAAGAGAAGACAACATCAGCATCTTGTTGCGCACAATCAATGTCAATCAAAGTCAATCAATCAGCTGGATATTGCAAAAGTAGTGCACATGAGCTTCTCCAGACATTCAAACTGTGGGAATTTGTCATCCTTCAGTTGTTTAGAGGAGCACATGAGTCACTGCTCTTCATTTAGAAACATCCCGCAGACTTTACGTCACTCTGCATAATGTATCAATGGAGATGTTCTATGCTGAGCTGTCAGAGGAGGTGAATGGATGTGAAGTTACTCAGTTACAGCTAAATAAAACTGCAGATTGTCTCTGATATCTGTACTACaacaatttaatgttaaaaatcagATCAATAAGAACATATTGTATGTAACAGAACATTCATAAACTCCCTGACctatttgaaatgttaaatgcaAGGTTTTCGACCAACAAATGTCCATAACCTTTCCAGGTATTTGTGATTTCTagctaataataaaaaaagattttaagaaTAACTAGATATTCTTATTCTGTACCATTCAGTTTGGGGGCAGtacgttttttcttttttgaaatagGTCTTAGACAGAATGCGTTTTTCCATTACAATGCAATAcagcttttccattgtttttctaacattttttaaaaaaaaatagttatggTCTTTGAATAAATCAAATACACAAGTATCTGtgtataatgaaaaatataccACATCCCAATGAACACTCTGctagaatacatttttaataattggcCAGTTGCTATGTTAAGATTGTACGGCTCTCTAGTGTCTACCATAATCGTTGATTTTTATGTAATCACTGCTTCCTGTTTTGGAGTCGGTGGGAATGTTTTCTTGACAGTGAAGGTCTTTTTAgtggttttgtttttacttaATTTAGTTTTTCCTTCAAAAACCACTTAACTGCACATTCGCCCCTGAGACAGCAAAAACCGACAGCTACAGGTCCCATAGAGGTCTGAACTAAACCCCACACTAAACTACATGGGCATAACATTATGGAATTACATAACAGATAAAATAATAGATAAAAACAATGATTTCTTGACAGGGACATTTTTGCAACCACATTTGTAAAGAGGTCATGAAATGGAGACTCAAAATGTTCTTGATATTTACACAAATAAGAGGTTACGCTACAATAAAAACATACCGCAAGTTTCCGAACTCAAAACTAACTCTAAAACTAAAGAAACTGCACCTCCAAAAACGCCTTCCTTAAGATCCGAGCATTACAAATGCATGGCTGCAGTTTATTCTTAATGACGTACCTGACTGGAAGTAATGGTTCTTGTTTGTTCTTTACTGTTTTGTGAATTTTTCTCAACATGCTgccagttttttaaaatatcttttattgAAAGATATGTCAGACTCAGTGCCAAGCATTTTGTCTTCAGAGGCAATGCAGgtaagtacatttatttttaatctcacCACGTCTACACTGGACGTGACAAAGCGAACGTTCTGTCCTTCATGTCAGAAGTAGCGCAAGCACTTGGAGTACTTCAGTAATAGAAAagggcatcagtttactgtcaagGATTTGTCATGTGGCGTCGTGCCGCATccagcataaacaacatcacTACTCATAATGAgttctattgtcttttattgTGTTGCATCGCTCGCGTCCGGTGTTGACACGGTGTTTGAGTGTTGCTGGCTCAGGCTCAAATATATACGGCTCAATCACAGAGTTTGTCATCTCAAGTATCAAAACTCAACATGCTGTAAAGGAGGGCGTGGATGAAGATAGCCAAACATAGCAGTGGGTGTTTACTTCTGTTTCTGCAAAAGGTAACACCCCTTGAAATCGAGCGTTTTCCACAGAGAGGATGAAAATGAGGAtggaaaatgatcatttttataaatactgaACCTTCTTCAGGGATTCAAACTCATCAGGAGTGAAAAAGGTGACAAAGATGTGAGACatcccattttttttaaaaatacagatcacggttctcccacgattctgaaaacaaaacattagacaactaaacaaaataatgtaatttacttgaagttctgacaaaatgttctctttaatgttataaatgagtCTATAATTGTCTAAAATgagttttttaaatgaaaaaattgtTTGAAATTAATGTTAAGAGTTTTTGAACGAGTCTctatcaaatacattttaacactgcatttcatgacccctttaatattttggGTATTTTTTAATACCATTTGCAGCATTTTTGCTTGATTACTGACCCTAGTAGgaactctaaaaaataataatctaataataaataatctaaaCGTTCTGTTTCCCTTGCATATCTGAGAGGAGAGCTTGGCGTCACCTGCGGATCCAGAAGGAGGTGGAGCTCCAGATTTCTGCCACTCTGTGGCCTCCGCAGCCAGTCTCTTGACATACGCCTCATTCACATCCATCAGGATGTTCTCTGGCTTTATATCAGTGTGAATGATCTTACACTTGGTGTGCAGGTAGTCCAGGCCTTGCAAAACCTATAGAGAAGAAAAACAGCTGTGAATTTCATTTGACTTGCTGCACAACCAAACTAAATGCCAATGAATGAAAAATACGCACCTGTCGAATAATGCTCTTGACACACGGCAGCGGCAGGCCCTGGTAGTTGGACTTAATAATCCACTTGAGCAGATGGTGGCCGAGAACTTCAAACACCATACACACATCTGACAGCGCATGTTAAAgggaaatgatgctgaaagtaTCCCTGGAGAAAAAACATCCAGCTCCTCCGGGAACACAAGCCAAAAGCTCCAGCTCGTTACAAGCTGTTCTCCACAAATAAAAGAGCGAGCTGGGCTGAATCTGGGCTAAGCGCCGAGTCTCACAGCTGTGGATCAAGAGATTGAGCGGCAGCTGAAAAATGCGCCCTGTACAGAAGCGAATACGGAGTACACTAGAAAAACACCTGTGGATCTCTCACAAAATGATTTATGCAAGCTTTAAGCAATGTTCTCAGTTCTGTTTGCAGTACTGAAAAGGATACGGGTCCCGTTTACGCCCGAGATCTTGAAGTCGTCCAATAACTGCACCACTTTCTCCCTGCTGGGATCATTCTGGTCTGTGTTCCTGACCTGAATCCACCAGATGGGGATTGGAGAAAATAGCTCTCAGGCAGTTTTACAGGCTAGACACTCAACATTTCAAAACCATTTTCTTTGGTTTATTACAAAATAAGCCGCGCTCTCGTTCGATGAAACCACTTTCCTCAGGCCATGTGGCTACAACTGACTTTTATTACTTTCCCACCGCAGTGTGGCATACTCTCAAATTCGTCTGACACTAAATGGTCTTGCGAATAATTCATCGTAATGGTTTCTATGGCAGCGCAGGTGTCGGGGTAACTCACCGCTCTCAGGAGCTTGATCTCATCGAGTGCTGTTTCTGTGTAGTGCTCTGCGCTCTTAACCACTTTCATGGCCACAAAACGCTTCCCTCTGCAaccaaaacaataaattatCTCTAAGTACACATACTTGAAATACAATAATGGTATTACAGGAAGAGGAAAACCATCAGGTTAGTGAACGTACTGTGTGTCCCAAGCAAGCCAAACAGTGGAAAAATGACCCCATCCCAGCTTGCGGATAACATGGTACCGTCCATTGAACAGGTCACCTATTTTCACATGGTGATATCCACCTAGAAAATGTTGGTGCTATTAGAAAACACTGCTAGAAACAACATCTggaattatttgaaaaacagggtacaaaatataataaaggaaaattatattataaagagGACTTGATTTTTATGATCAAGTCAAGGTTATTCAGGTTGTCAAATGTCATGCAAATTAATTAAAGATCACTGTTATCAAAagaaggtaacactttagtttagggtccaattctcactattaattagttgcttattagcatacatattactaggatattggctgtttattagtatttataaagcacctattaatgccttattctgcatgatcatacatcccttaatccttcccaatacctaaactcaaagggttagtccacccaaaaatgaaatttctgtcattaagtactcatcctcatgtcgttccacacctgtaagacctttgttcatattcggaacacaaattaagatatttttgatgaaatccaagaggttttttttatctcccataaaaCTCCCAAGTACAGTTTTGTTGTACTTGTTTGAGGGTCGTGCATTTTATTTGGCAATAAAATCATTTTGTAATTATCAATATGACtataaataatgataattattattatgattttgatgattatgtaataatattatttaaccgtaaaataaaaaataatgtaataaaaaacaacaatttttaatgacaacattaattttcattaattttaataaaaacaatattttttacagtacaactgtaaacttacaatactaatatttatgtcttaattttttttaaccagcaagcttttatttttataaatgtgcagcgcatatattaattttattaaactgCAGACATTGCCAATCGTACAAAACCATATCATGATTTTGATTAACAATATTTTGATTAACTGCTCAGTTCTACATCAGATTTTGGATAGtttataatagtatatatatgcatatgatATGCTTTCACTGTACACATTAATCTTTCCCAGTACTATGAGCACAAAACTCTTACCCTTGCAGTAATCATTAGGGTCCTCTTGCTCCTCATCATCTGAACCCAAGATCTCCTCATCTTGCTCCTGCAGTGAGTCAGGCTGCTGCGCGGCTCCCCTCGGGTGGGGATCAGGCCTGGAGAACGAGAGCTTATCATTAGAAAACAGATGCAACAACGGCCGAGTAGCAACCACCACCTCTGGCCAAATGTCTTCACATCTCATTCTAGATGTGCTAGTTACGGGAAGGCAGTCAAATATTATCCAATGCCTTTAAAATGCTGTTACTGGGGATAATTGAAAATCCTTTGTGGGGTTTGCTGtgtttacaatttattatcactataatttttctatttattaaacctATAAATCAGTGCAGGTGCAAACCGAAGGGACTGTCAGGATATTGCAGAGTTAGAGAGTCGGTCTTCGCTGGTTCACTGTAGCTCAGCGGGAGCCGTGAAGGAAATCTTAAGAGCCGCCAAGCTGAGCGAGATCATAAAGCAGTCAGTCTTTTTGAGTCGAGCTGCTGCACCAAGCTTAAAGTGATAATTCacgcaaaaataaaaattcatttacGCAcaatcatgtcattccaaacctttctttctcatgtggaacacaaaagaagatattttaaagaataatattttatatacaaaagaaaattacacattttcttgtccacagaagaaaaagtcatacagcATAAGGGATGggaattttaatatttgggtgagctatccttTTAAGCATATAACATTAGAATGTATGACAAGATACTGCTTTAACAGACAAGCATTAATATGATTAACACtttataatgattttaaagggcacctataaTGCCCCTCTTACAAGGTGTACTATAAGtatctctggtgtccccaaaatgtgtctgtgaagtttcagctcaaaataccccacagatcatttattatagcttgtcaaatttgcccctatttgggtgtgagcaaaaacacaccgtttttgtgtgtgtccccttaaatgcaaatgagctgctgctcctggcctgctttccaaaagagggtggaggtttaacagctcacgcttcggttgctcaacaacaacaaagctggagaatctcacgaagccaaaatgaggattgtcagtaacggagtccagccttacattgttcaaaccggagtcgacactgatggagagactcaggaagaagttacaacttttagaatgcaactggacgtttctgaacagttagtggataaatttatgtagttgctgtggagttgattcaactcatcgactagcatgagCCGACATAGTaatattttgtgcaaatccagcgttgaattgaccctcgtttgtgaagcagtccggcgtaaaatgacggcatggtaacaacactctactacaacaactcttcctcttctctacagcagcccaacatggcctcaccccctttgttgcgtgttctcgggggcagggtttatgtaaattttagggttagtgatgtcactaacccaggaagaagctcgttgtagtccctaccagctgtttgttgtagtccttagagaattcttcttcaaaaaaaaaatctccctttgcattgaactttgagcgtcgtaactttgcagatgttgtttatgcagaaacagcaacattacacactaactaaatttaaaaaagtgaaatcaatcaaccacccctttaaacatACCACATCAATTACTAATCAATTTCTATGCCTGTTTTGTAATTGCAATAAAGACAAAGTGTACATTTAAATGTGCGTTTACATGGACTGAGAATTTTAATTGAAGATATCCTATCATGGTATGAGGGTCAATTAAGGatttcagacaaaaaaaaaaaaaaaaaaaaaaaaaaaaaaggggctTGTGCCAAGATTC
It includes:
- the srpk1b gene encoding SRSF protein kinase 1b isoform X2; the protein is MALSLACQPLLPSLALSLMGIRASCRPDPHPRGAAQQPDSLQEQDEEILGSDDEEQEDPNDYCKGGYHHVKIGDLFNGRYHVIRKLGWGHFSTVWLAWDTQGKRFVAMKVVKSAEHYTETALDEIKLLRAVRNTDQNDPSREKVVQLLDDFKISGVNGTHVCMVFEVLGHHLLKWIIKSNYQGLPLPCVKSIIRQVLQGLDYLHTKCKIIHTDIKPENILMDVNEAYVKRLAAEATEWQKSGAPPPSGSAVSTAPAPKQMAKMSKNKKKKMKKKQKRQAELLEKRILEIEGLEKGPDGGEEEEEDETETPDSTPSVPSSHTLHDITAEATLDGVSDGWSQLRGAVNGHSPGLEDEQSLDLQQQMKDDNPVNPYDSGTEGSDLTNPYPACNGTEEKEPSPPSPAATDAKIAAGNLLLNPLEPLNADKIQVKIADLGNACWVHKHFTDDIQTRQYRSLEVLIGSGYGTPADIWSTACMAFELATGDYLFEPHSGEEYSRDEDHIALIIELLGKIPRKLVMNGKYSKEFFTKKGDLRHITKLKPWGLQDVLVEKYEWSREEALNFSDFLLPMLDLIPEKRATAAECLRHSWIAS